In Citrus sinensis cultivar Valencia sweet orange chromosome 4, DVS_A1.0, whole genome shotgun sequence, one DNA window encodes the following:
- the LOC102606972 gene encoding heavy metal-associated isoprenylated plant protein 6 isoform X2, giving the protein MQERQILCMVMRINLDCNGCCRKLRRILLNMKEIEAHLIEKQQCRVSVCGRFRPSDVAIKIRKKMNRRVEILEIQEHNESNEPADQKPTNEQADQKPTNVICEKRTNKRGKRL; this is encoded by the exons ATGCAGGAAAGACAG ATTCTTTGCATGGTGATGAGAATTAACCTAGACTGCAATGGCTGCTGCAGAAAACTGAGGAGAATACTTCTCAACATGAAAG AGATAGAGGCACATTTGATTGAGAAGCAGCAATGCAGGGTTAGTGTATGCGGGAGATTTAGACCGTCAGATGTAGCcataaagataagaaagaagATGAATCGTAGAGTTGAAATACTGGAAATTCAAGAGCATAATGAAAGCAATGAACCAGCTGATCAGAAACCTACGAATGAACAAGCTGATCAGAAACCTACGAATGTGATTTGTG agaaaaggaCTAACAAGCGAGGAAAAAGATTGTGA
- the LOC102606972 gene encoding heavy metal-associated isoprenylated plant protein 6 isoform X1, whose amino-acid sequence MQERQILCMVMRINLDCNGCCRKLRRILLNMKEIEAHLIEKQQCRVSVCGRFRPSDVAIKIRKKMNRRVEILEIQEHNESNEPADQKPTNEQADQKPTNVICGKKRKGLTSEEKDCDHSDNGDSGSRRRHLSGCHVNLC is encoded by the exons ATGCAGGAAAGACAG ATTCTTTGCATGGTGATGAGAATTAACCTAGACTGCAATGGCTGCTGCAGAAAACTGAGGAGAATACTTCTCAACATGAAAG AGATAGAGGCACATTTGATTGAGAAGCAGCAATGCAGGGTTAGTGTATGCGGGAGATTTAGACCGTCAGATGTAGCcataaagataagaaagaagATGAATCGTAGAGTTGAAATACTGGAAATTCAAGAGCATAATGAAAGCAATGAACCAGCTGATCAGAAACCTACGAATGAACAAGCTGATCAGAAACCTACGAATGTGATTTGTG ggaagaagagaaaaggaCTAACAAGCGAGGAAAAAGATTGTGATCATAGTGACAATGGAGACAGCGGAAGTAGAAGGAGACATTTGTCAGGCTGTCACGTGAATTTATGTTAA
- the LOC102607665 gene encoding uncharacterized protein LOC102607665, producing MASDAQQQDSHRKHRRSASDDEAEKSSKRHKHRHHHHRHRHHRSKKHENETKNGGEDIAPPVLDNNSVRIDDDVEEGEILDEDNLETKKFESGEIQAVGLRDGVNSRNPGVGEDAMKDNIGKQIGDDVVSSSICDKVYNEQHGNGELPRENGRENYKQWRESKSPSRRSAKRNSYHDFDPMEDDQSYLHDRRKSVSSESSGDKYSPALRSPSRDRSYDEYHTRRGRSRSHDVVKERSRSQSVMEEEAPLKRSNYHERDANDSEDERLVRRGRNERHGSRDLVRDDEREHRTSYTTRYVGREDRHHSREIERERRREWEREKSKHLEVDRERRRDKNREQSRDRDIHRGREERDRSRYEEVDRGRRREKERDRSRDRARVNDRDMDRQRDREKDRVRDNNLERERERRRDRSRDKGRDIESDREKGASPKDSYSNRDRYKHSRHLKHDDDKGSYGDRTRKDDLAKIHSSNSYSMEGSGDKITKDEDEQDDFEERVALKLEEQEEEDLDRIMEESRKRRQAILEKYKNQHLQQQKDSNLVDVETDEKPSEHSSQSTDVNNKLQNDSNGRIDGVNVHLADQSFSVKKSPPQNGVTALDKTSVRGGLGDGSPKSETSNHIPCDDIFGETPVGVRKTGKAEGLKIIRSGLHDNWDDAEGYYSYRFGEILDGRYEVTAAHGKGVFSTVVRAKDLKAGNGEPEEVAIKIIRNNETMNKAGQTEVQILKKLAGADPENKRHCIRFASSFKYRNHLCLVFESLHMNLREVLKKFGRNIGLKLTAVRAYAKQLFIALKHLKNCGVLHCDIKPDNMLVNEAKNVLKLCDFGNAMFAGKNEITPYLVSRFYRAPEIILGLPYDHPLDIWSVGCCLYELYTGKVLFPGATNNDMLRLHMELKGPFPKKMLRKGAFTDQHFDQDLNFHATEEDPVTKKAIKKIIFNIKPKDIGSIVTASPGEDPKMLANFKDLLDKIFVLDPEKRMTVAQALTHPFISGK from the exons ATGGCTAGCGACGCGCAACAGCAAGATTCTCATCGTAAGCATCGTCGATCCGCATCGGATGACGAAGCCGAGAAGTCTTCGAAACGACACAAACACCGTCACCATCATCACCGTCATCGTCACCACCGAAGCAAGAAGCACGAAAACGAAACCAAAAACGGCGGTGAAGATATTGCTCCTCCTGTTTTGGATAATAATAGTGTTCggattgatgatgatgtggAGGAAGGAGAAATTCTTGACGAGGACAATCTTGAAACCAAGAAATTTGAGTCTGGTGAAATCCAGGCCGTTGGTCTTCGTGATGGAGTCAATTCTCGAAATCCG GGTGTTGGTGAAGATGCTATGAAAGACAACATTGGGAAACAGATTGGTGATGATGTAGTTAGTAGTTCTATCTGTGATAAGGTTTATAATGAGCAGCATGGCAATGGTGAATTACCTCGTGAAAATGGTAGAGAGAACTATAAGCAGTGGAGGGAATCTAAGTCCCCTTCAAGAAGAAGTGCAAAGCGTAATAGTTATCATGATTTTGATCCAATGGAGGATGATCAAAGCTATTTACATGATAGGAGAAAGTCAGTGTCCTCTGAAAGCTCTGGGGATAAATATAGCCCAGCTTTGCGCTCACCGTCACGGGATAGATCTTATGATGAATATCATACTAGAAGGGGTAGATCAAGGTCACATGATGTTGTTAAGGAAAGATCTCGTTCCCAAAGTGTGATGGAAGAGGAAGCCCCTTTAAAAAGAAGCAATTATCATGAAAGGGATGCTAACGACTCTGAAGATGAGAGACTGGTTCGACGCGGTAGGAATGAACGACACGGTAGTAGGGATTTGGTGAGGGATGATGAAAGGGAGCACAGAACTAGTTATACTACCAGATATGTTGGTCGAGAAGATAGGCATCATAGTCGGGAGATAGAAAGGGAGCGGAGAAGGGAGTGGGAACGGGAGAAAAGCAAGCATCTGGAGGTGGACAGGGAACGAAGAAGAGACAAAAATCGAGAACAGAGTAGGGACAGGGACATACACCGTGGGAGGGAGGAACGAGATAGGAGCAGATATGAGGAGGTTGATAGGGGGAGGAGAAGAGAGAAGGAAAGAGATAGGAGCAGGGATAGAGCCAGGGTCAATGATAGGGACATGGATAGACAAAGGGATAGGGAAAAGGACAGAGTTAGAGATAATAATTTGGAGAGGGAAAGGGAGAGACGACGAGATAGAAGTAGAGATAAAGGTAGGGATATTGAGAGCGACAGGGAGAAGGGTGCAAGTCCCAAAGACAGTTATAGCAATCGAGATAGGTATAAACATTCTAGGCACTTGAAGCACGATGATGATAAAGGAAGTTATGGTGATAGAACAAGGAAGGATGATCTAGCTAAGATTCATAGTTCCAACAGTTATTCTATGGAAGGATCTGGggacaaaataacaaaagatgAGGATGAGCAAGATGATTTTGAAGAGAGGGTTGCATTGAAGCTTGAGGAacaggaagaagaagatctcGATAGAATTATGGAGGAAAGTAGAAAGAGAAGGCAGGCCattcttgaaaaatataaaaaccagcatttACAGCAGCAAAAAGACTCTAATTTAGTTGATGTGGAAACTGATGAAAAACCTTCAGAGCATTCAAGTCAATCCACCGATGTTAACAATAAATTACAGAATGATTCCAATGGTAGAATTGATGGTGTGAATGTCCATCTTGCTGACCAATCATTTTCAGTGAAGAAGTCACCTCCACAAAATGGAGTCACTGCTTTGGACAAGACTTCTGTTCGTGGGGGCCTCGGAGATGGTTCTCCAAAG AGTGAGACATCAAACCACATTCCCTGTGATGATATATTTGGAGAGACTCCTGTTGGGGTTCGTAAAACG GGCAAAGCAGAAGGCTTAAAAATCATAAGGAGTGGTCTTCACGACAACTGGGATGATGCAGAGGGGTACTATA GTTATCGATTCGGTGAAATACTTGATGGACGGTATGAAGTCACTGCTGCCCATGGGAAAGGTGTTTTTTCAACGGTAGTTCGTGCAAAGGATCTTAAGGCTGGCAATGGCGAACCAGAAGAAGTGGCAATAAAAATCATACGTAATAATGAAACAAT GAACAAGGCTGGTCAGACTGAGGTTCAGATTTTAAAGAAGTTAGCAGGTGCAGATCCAGAGAATAAACGCCATTGTATTCGCTTTGCTTCAAGTTTTAAGTACAGGAATCATCTTTGTTTAGTTTTTGAATCTCTTCACATGAATCTGCGTGAGGTTTTAAAGAAGTTTGGTCGCAATATTGGTCTTAAACTTACTGCAGTCAGAGCATACGCAAAGCAGCTTTTTATTGCCTTAAAGCATCTCAAAAACTGCGGCGTTCTTCATTGTGATATAAAGCCTGATAATATGCTG GTAAACGAGGCAAAGAATGTTCTGAAGCTTTGTGATTTCGGCAATGCCATGTTTGctggaaaaaatgaaattacacCTTACCTTGTGAGCCGTTTTTATCGTGCCCCTGAAATAA TTCTTGGCTTGCCTTATGATCATCCACTGGATATTTGGTCTGTTGGTTGCTGTTTGTATGAGCTTTATACTGGAAAGGTTCTTTTCCCAGGTGCTACAAACAATGACATGCTACGTCTTCACATGGAGTTGAAGGGCCCCTTCCCGAAGAAGATGCTACGTAAG GGGGCATTTACCGATCAGCACTTTGATCAGGATCTGAATTTTCATGCTACAGAAGAGGATCCTGTTACTAAAAAG GCTATAAAGaagataattttcaatattaagCCGAAAGATATTGGATCTATTGTTACAGCCTCTCCTGGTGAGGATCCTAAGATGTTAGCCAATTTCAAAGATCTTCTAGACAAGATTTTTGTGTTGGATCCAGAGAAGAGGATGACAGTGGCACAAGCATTGACGCATCCCTTCATCTCGGGCAAGTGA